In one window of Streptomyces sp. NBC_01224 DNA:
- a CDS encoding PAC2 family protein: MPDPQSLYEWEPKGLAVVDMALAQESAGLVMLYHFDGYIDAGETGEQIVDGLLETLPHQVVASFDHDRLVDYRARRPLLTFRRDRWAAYETPTLDVRVVQDATGAPFLLLSGPEPDVEWERFAAAVEQIVERLGVRLAVNFHGIPMGVPHTRPVGITPHGNRTDLMPGHRSPFDEAQVPGSAEALVEYRLMEAGHDVLGVAAHVPHYVARSAYPDAALTALESITAATGLVLPTVAHALRTEAHRTQTEIDRQIDQGDEELVSLVQGLEHQYDAVAGSETRGNLVAEPVDLPSADEIGLEFERFLAEREGDA, from the coding sequence GTGCCTGATCCGCAGAGTTTGTACGAATGGGAGCCGAAGGGACTGGCCGTCGTCGACATGGCGCTCGCCCAGGAGTCGGCCGGCCTGGTCATGCTCTATCACTTCGACGGGTACATCGACGCGGGTGAGACCGGTGAGCAGATCGTCGACGGTCTGCTCGAAACGCTGCCGCACCAGGTCGTTGCCAGCTTCGACCACGACAGGCTCGTCGACTACCGCGCACGGCGCCCGCTGCTGACCTTCCGGCGAGACCGCTGGGCGGCCTACGAGACCCCGACGCTTGACGTGCGGGTCGTCCAGGACGCCACCGGAGCACCCTTCCTGCTGCTTTCCGGGCCCGAGCCGGACGTGGAATGGGAGCGCTTCGCCGCCGCCGTCGAGCAGATCGTCGAACGCCTCGGTGTCCGCCTCGCGGTGAACTTCCACGGCATCCCGATGGGCGTACCGCACACCCGCCCCGTCGGCATCACCCCGCACGGCAACCGCACGGACCTCATGCCCGGCCACCGCAGCCCGTTCGACGAGGCGCAGGTGCCCGGCTCCGCCGAGGCACTGGTGGAGTACCGGTTGATGGAGGCCGGACACGACGTCCTCGGTGTCGCCGCCCATGTGCCGCACTACGTCGCCCGCTCCGCCTACCCGGACGCGGCGCTCACCGCCCTGGAGTCGATCACGGCCGCGACCGGCCTGGTCCTGCCGACCGTCGCCCATGCACTGCGCACGGAGGCTCACCGCACCCAGACGGAGATCGACCGGCAGATCGACCAGGGCGACGAGGAACTCGTCTCGCTCGTGCAGGGCCTTGAGCACCAGTACGACGCGGTCGCGGGCTCCGAGACCCGGGGCAACCTGGTCGCCGAGCCGGTCGACCTGCCGTCCGCCGACGAGATCGGTCTCGAATTCGAGCGATTCCTCGCGGAGCGCGAGGGGGACGCCTGA
- the coaE gene encoding dephospho-CoA kinase has translation MLKVGLTGGIGAGKSEVSRLLVGYGAVLIDADRIAREVVEPGTPGLAAVVDAFGAGILTAEGTLDRPKLGSIVFSDADRLATLNAIVHPLVGARSAELERAAGPDSVVVHDVPLLTENGLVPLYDLVVVVDASPETQLDRLVRLRGMTESEARARMAAQATREQRRAVADLIVDNDGPLEELEPQVRKVWSELTQRAVAG, from the coding sequence ATGCTGAAAGTGGGCCTGACCGGTGGGATCGGCGCCGGCAAGAGCGAAGTGTCACGGCTGCTCGTCGGATACGGAGCCGTGCTGATCGACGCGGACCGGATCGCCCGGGAGGTCGTGGAGCCGGGGACCCCCGGTCTCGCGGCCGTCGTCGACGCGTTCGGTGCCGGCATCCTCACCGCCGAAGGCACCCTGGACCGCCCGAAGCTCGGCTCGATCGTCTTCTCCGACGCCGACCGGCTCGCCACCCTCAACGCGATCGTCCACCCGCTGGTAGGCGCCCGCTCCGCCGAGCTGGAGCGGGCAGCGGGCCCCGACTCGGTCGTCGTCCATGACGTCCCCCTCCTCACGGAGAACGGCCTCGTCCCGCTCTACGACCTGGTCGTCGTCGTGGACGCCAGTCCCGAGACCCAGCTCGACCGGCTCGTACGGCTGCGCGGCATGACCGAGTCCGAGGCCCGCGCCCGCATGGCCGCGCAGGCGACCCGGGAACAGCGGCGTGCCGTGGCCGATCTGATCGTCGACAACGACGGACCGCTGGAGGAACTGGAACCGCAGGTCCGCAAGGTCTGGTCGGAGCTGACCCAGCGTGCCGTGGCCGGCTGA
- a CDS encoding tetratricopeptide repeat protein produces the protein MPERTPETNVIDFRAAEHLLAAHDPRGAVKLLDSVIASHPESTAARLLRARAFFAAAQLRPAELEFELVLEREPDNAFAHFALARTFERSGRSDRATRHFRLAAALDPNPEYLKAARFRTEG, from the coding sequence GTGCCCGAGAGGACTCCGGAAACCAACGTCATCGACTTTCGCGCGGCCGAACACCTGTTGGCGGCGCACGACCCCCGGGGCGCGGTCAAGCTCCTGGACTCGGTGATCGCGTCCCATCCGGAGAGCACCGCCGCCCGGCTGCTGCGGGCCCGCGCCTTCTTTGCCGCCGCCCAACTGCGCCCTGCCGAGCTCGAATTCGAACTCGTCCTGGAGCGCGAACCGGACAACGCCTTCGCGCACTTCGCGCTCGCCCGCACCTTCGAGCGCTCCGGCCGCTCCGACCGGGCCACACGCCACTTCCGGCTGGCCGCCGCACTCGACCCGAACCCGGAGTATCTGAAGGCGGCCCGCTTCCGTACGGAGGGCTGA
- a CDS encoding DUF6343 family protein — MTARSPLRLRLCLSLWGLAWAVFGLAAFTLTDRPGWAAACGLLLLLVLVDIAVIVHHIHQGPHYQPGRNIPPYEPDHGGRGRYGH; from the coding sequence ATGACTGCACGCAGTCCTCTGCGACTGCGGCTCTGCCTGAGTCTATGGGGGCTGGCCTGGGCCGTCTTCGGCCTGGCTGCGTTCACGCTGACCGACCGCCCGGGCTGGGCCGCGGCCTGTGGTCTGCTGCTCCTGCTGGTCCTCGTGGACATCGCGGTGATCGTCCACCACATCCACCAGGGCCCGCACTATCAGCCGGGCCGCAATATCCCGCCGTACGAACCCGACCACGGCGGACGCGGCAGGTACGGGCACTGA
- a CDS encoding ADP-ribosylglycohydrolase family protein — MNGTSWGDRTGRRARARGCLLGGAIGDALGNPVEFLSLAGIRRAHGEHGVQGLLADEEGAVGRVTDDTQMTLFTAEGLIRAHSRARSKGIGGAEIGIVRNAYLRWLDTQNHPAPPARGGDNPVRTGWLRQQPWLYARRAPGNACLTGLATGHVPEPTGRLGEPGPVNTGSKGCGTVMRSAPFGLVGEDAQVGFRLAYWCAQITHGHPTGAYAAGAFAAIVAHLLEGDSMAGAVLQAMELLGRHPGHEETTAALRAAVDLAAEGEPSAEKVEKLGAGWVAEEALAIAVYCALVLPGADQVAQSLLLSVNHSGDSDSTGAVCGNLLGARHGDVHLPPSWLVATEGRAAITEVADDLCVEFEHAVVWPADRYPVY, encoded by the coding sequence GTGAACGGCACATCGTGGGGGGACCGTACCGGTCGCAGGGCGAGGGCCCGGGGCTGTCTGCTGGGCGGGGCGATCGGGGACGCCCTGGGGAATCCGGTGGAGTTCCTTTCGCTCGCCGGTATCCGCCGCGCGCACGGTGAACACGGTGTGCAAGGACTTCTCGCGGACGAGGAGGGGGCCGTCGGACGTGTCACGGACGATACGCAGATGACCCTGTTCACAGCAGAAGGGCTGATCAGGGCCCATTCCCGGGCGAGGTCGAAGGGCATCGGCGGCGCCGAGATCGGGATCGTGCGGAACGCCTATCTGCGCTGGCTGGACACCCAGAACCACCCCGCTCCGCCGGCCCGCGGCGGCGACAACCCGGTACGGACCGGCTGGCTCAGGCAGCAGCCCTGGCTGTACGCGCGCCGGGCCCCCGGGAACGCCTGTCTGACGGGGCTCGCGACCGGCCATGTCCCCGAGCCGACGGGGCGGCTCGGTGAGCCCGGTCCCGTCAACACCGGGTCCAAGGGGTGCGGCACGGTGATGCGGTCCGCCCCCTTCGGGCTGGTGGGGGAGGACGCCCAGGTGGGCTTCCGGCTTGCCTACTGGTGCGCGCAGATCACCCACGGCCACCCGACCGGTGCGTACGCGGCCGGGGCATTCGCCGCGATCGTCGCCCATCTTCTGGAGGGCGACTCGATGGCCGGTGCGGTGCTGCAGGCCATGGAACTGCTGGGCCGCCACCCGGGGCACGAGGAGACGACGGCGGCGCTGCGCGCGGCCGTCGACCTGGCAGCCGAGGGCGAGCCGAGCGCCGAGAAGGTGGAGAAGCTCGGCGCGGGATGGGTCGCCGAGGAGGCCCTTGCCATCGCCGTGTACTGCGCCCTCGTGCTGCCGGGCGCCGATCAGGTGGCCCAGTCGCTGCTGCTCTCGGTCAACCACTCGGGCGACAGCGACTCCACCGGTGCGGTCTGCGGCAATCTGCTCGGCGCGCGCCACGGGGACGTACACCTTCCGCCGTCCTGGCTGGTGGCGACCGAAGGGCGAGCGGCGATCACCGAGGTGGCCGACGATCTGTGCGTGGAGTTCGAGCACGCGGTCGTGTGGCCGGCCGACCGCTACCCGGTGTACTGA
- a CDS encoding class I SAM-dependent methyltransferase codes for MSGRLVREGYSGTGPGAITPDGCAVELYRRLSVGDEPEVVAAAVPAGASILELGCGAGRVTHPLIERGFDVTAVDESAQMLEHIRGARTVQSPIESLDLGDETFDVVMLASFLVHTSEHRVRDGMLRACRSHVKDGGVVIIQREGADYHTNLPRERVDPGGCTVRIVSAEPVGDGVDSVHAEYLFDDARWTQMFLSRELSKEQFEGYLEAAGLTVDRYLTDDGIWVRALPK; via the coding sequence ATGAGCGGACGACTGGTGCGTGAGGGATATTCAGGGACGGGCCCCGGCGCGATCACGCCGGACGGCTGTGCGGTCGAACTGTACAGACGGCTGTCCGTCGGCGATGAACCGGAGGTGGTCGCGGCGGCCGTACCCGCCGGGGCAAGCATTCTGGAACTGGGCTGCGGGGCGGGCCGGGTGACCCATCCGCTGATCGAGCGGGGCTTCGACGTCACCGCCGTGGACGAGTCGGCACAGATGCTGGAGCACATCCGCGGCGCCCGCACCGTACAGAGCCCCATCGAGTCGCTGGACCTCGGTGACGAGACGTTCGACGTGGTGATGCTGGCGTCGTTCCTGGTGCACACGAGCGAGCACCGGGTGCGTGACGGGATGCTGCGTGCCTGCCGGAGCCACGTCAAGGACGGTGGGGTCGTAATCATCCAGCGCGAGGGCGCCGACTACCACACCAACCTGCCGCGGGAACGGGTCGATCCGGGCGGCTGCACCGTACGGATCGTCTCGGCCGAGCCGGTGGGGGACGGGGTGGACTCGGTGCATGCCGAGTACCTCTTCGACGATGCGAGATGGACCCAGATGTTCTTGTCGCGGGAGCTGTCGAAGGAGCAGTTCGAGGGTTACCTGGAGGCGGCGGGTCTGACCGTCGACCGGTATCTCACGGATGACGGCATCTGGGTGCGAGCCCTGCCGAAGTAG
- a CDS encoding DoxX family protein, with product MSEYTPVRTTPAAALATSCDTRAGGRSRGAVALTAARVVLALFFGFSAFAKLIAHETAIESFDRMGWNHAAMYAIGGLEMAGAIALLIPVLAGVAAMAFCGLMAGASIVQLTLLDRVNAIMPALLIVLLVLIARERRGRTADLVALVRRRA from the coding sequence ATGTCCGAGTACACGCCGGTCCGGACCACCCCCGCTGCCGCCCTTGCCACCTCTTGCGACACCCGAGCCGGCGGTCGCAGCCGCGGGGCCGTTGCACTGACCGCCGCACGCGTCGTTCTTGCCCTGTTCTTCGGGTTCAGTGCGTTCGCCAAGCTGATCGCCCATGAGACGGCGATCGAGTCCTTCGACCGGATGGGCTGGAACCACGCCGCGATGTACGCCATCGGAGGGCTGGAGATGGCGGGGGCCATTGCCCTGTTGATCCCGGTCCTGGCAGGAGTGGCGGCCATGGCCTTCTGCGGACTGATGGCCGGCGCCTCCATCGTCCAACTGACGCTGCTCGACCGGGTGAACGCGATCATGCCGGCGCTGCTCATCGTGCTGCTCGTCCTGATTGCCCGGGAGCGGCGGGGCCGTACGGCGGATCTGGTCGCGCTCGTCCGCAGGCGTGCATAG
- a CDS encoding slipin family protein, with amino-acid sequence MVQELVIAIVGAASAGALYMAAAAKVVKQYERGVVLRLGRLRNDVRGPGFTMVLPGIERLRKVNMQIVTMPVPAQDGITRDNVTVRVDAVIYFKVVDAASAVIQVEDYRFAVSQMAQTSLRSIIGKSDLDDLLSNREKLNQGLELMIDSPAVGWGVQIDRVEIKDVSLPETMKRSMARQAEADRERRARVINADAELQASKKLAEAAKEMSSQPAALQLRLLQTVVAVAAEKNSTLVLPFPVELLRFLERAQQPAQQQMMQPQQAVRPPQQPAQAQPQPSVAPAPPPASAPAVSAATAPARPPRPKPLARH; translated from the coding sequence ATGGTCCAGGAGCTCGTAATCGCAATAGTCGGGGCGGCCTCGGCGGGTGCGCTGTACATGGCGGCGGCGGCCAAGGTCGTCAAGCAGTACGAGCGGGGCGTCGTACTGAGGCTCGGCAGGCTTCGTAACGATGTGCGTGGGCCCGGATTCACCATGGTGCTTCCCGGCATCGAGCGGCTGCGCAAGGTCAATATGCAGATCGTGACGATGCCGGTGCCCGCGCAGGACGGAATCACCCGGGACAACGTCACGGTCCGGGTGGACGCGGTCATCTACTTCAAGGTGGTCGATGCGGCGAGTGCCGTGATCCAGGTGGAGGACTACCGGTTCGCGGTGTCGCAGATGGCACAGACCTCACTGCGGTCGATCATCGGCAAGAGTGATCTGGATGATCTGCTGTCCAACCGCGAGAAGCTGAATCAGGGCCTTGAGCTGATGATCGACAGCCCAGCGGTCGGGTGGGGTGTGCAGATCGACCGGGTGGAGATCAAGGACGTTTCGCTGCCGGAGACGATGAAACGCTCCATGGCCCGTCAGGCCGAGGCCGACCGTGAGCGGCGAGCCCGCGTCATCAACGCGGACGCCGAGCTTCAGGCCTCGAAGAAACTTGCCGAGGCGGCGAAGGAGATGTCCTCCCAGCCGGCCGCGCTCCAGCTGCGCCTGCTGCAGACGGTGGTTGCGGTCGCGGCGGAGAAGAACTCCACGCTGGTGCTCCCGTTCCCGGTGGAGCTGCTCCGCTTCCTGGAGCGGGCGCAGCAGCCGGCGCAGCAGCAGATGATGCAGCCGCAGCAGGCCGTGAGGCCGCCGCAGCAGCCCGCACAGGCGCAGCCGCAGCCGTCGGTGGCGCCCGCGCCTCCTCCGGCTTCCGCTCCCGCTGTTTCTGCGGCCACGGCGCCCGCGCGGCCCCCTCGTCCGAAGCCGCTCGCCAGGCACTGA
- a CDS encoding DEAD/DEAH box helicase, whose translation MSTAQHQLDASAARLLSCAAVFLPASLPRDGRVAFWDPDGGPLPEPGGSADSEDRAPGPIAAEITVVRRHGQQDGVRRRTVPAVLMPVTDALPLLARARHQQSAHPATRCWGAAALQALNLVARGRLLPGLTGDDHDAWRAGPRDAEDIAHLRAIAAAMPVEGHAVPLPDRTPLQVPDPEWLLGAFLDAVADALPRTPAAAYAMGAAFAAREAQHLPGARDWAVEVAAGLDAGVRVSLRLDLSAYELFDIADTYDSPDDSDASDDNGTSGTAADGRPGAARHAAAAITQVHSLADPTYVVDVAALWHGGVGEPFGPRARIDAVLALRRAARVWAPLERLLDQPVPDVLALEEDELYELLSDAGARLAAAGVSVHWPRELVRSLTAAAVVRPAPGSATDGTSFFDAEQLFAFNWQLSLGDEQLTEAEMDVLAEAHRPVVRLRDQWVVVDPVLVRKARKRELGLLDPVDALAVALTGSAEVDGEQVEAVPVGALAALRTRITADDTAIAPPPGLDATLRDYQLRGLAWLDRMTSLGLGGCLADDMGLGKTITLIALHLHRAHPAPTLVICPASLLGNWHREINRFAPGMPVRRFHGTDRTLAEPDGGFVLTTYGTMRSSAAQLAGHSWGLIVADEAQHVKNPHSSTAKALRTIPAPARVALTGTPVENNLSELWALLDWTTPGLLGPLKAFRARHARIVENTGTAAGLANDEAVERLSRLVRPFLLRRKKSDPGIAPELPPKTETDHPVFLTREQATLYEATVRETMAFIEASEGIARRGLIMKLLASLKQICNHPAQYLKEEPTRLVGRSGKLALLDELLDTILAEDGSVLIFTQYVTMARLLSAHLASRAIPSQLLHGGTPVAERERMVDRFQSGEVPVFLLSLKAAGTGLNLTRAAHVIHYDRWWNPAVEEQATDRAYRIGQTQPVQVHRLIAEGTVEDRIDELLRAKRVLADAVLGAGETALTELSDRDLADLVSLRRLS comes from the coding sequence ATGAGCACGGCACAACATCAGCTGGACGCGTCCGCTGCCCGCCTCCTGAGCTGTGCCGCTGTCTTCCTGCCCGCATCGTTGCCGAGGGACGGGCGCGTCGCCTTCTGGGATCCTGATGGCGGCCCCCTCCCGGAGCCGGGTGGCTCCGCGGACTCCGAAGATCGGGCACCCGGTCCGATTGCCGCAGAGATCACCGTCGTCCGTCGGCATGGACAACAGGACGGCGTCCGTCGGCGTACGGTGCCCGCCGTCCTGATGCCCGTGACCGATGCCCTGCCGCTGCTGGCCCGCGCCCGGCACCAGCAGTCCGCCCACCCCGCCACCCGCTGCTGGGGTGCCGCCGCACTCCAGGCGCTCAACCTGGTGGCGCGAGGCAGGCTGCTCCCCGGCCTGACGGGCGACGACCACGACGCCTGGCGGGCCGGACCTCGCGACGCCGAGGACATCGCCCATCTCCGGGCGATCGCAGCCGCCATGCCGGTCGAGGGGCACGCGGTGCCGCTCCCGGACCGCACACCACTTCAAGTCCCCGACCCGGAGTGGCTGCTCGGGGCGTTCCTCGATGCGGTTGCCGATGCATTGCCCCGTACACCCGCTGCGGCGTACGCGATGGGCGCGGCCTTTGCAGCCCGTGAGGCCCAGCATCTGCCAGGAGCCCGTGACTGGGCCGTCGAGGTCGCGGCCGGTCTCGATGCGGGTGTACGGGTGTCGCTGCGTCTCGATCTGTCGGCATACGAACTCTTCGACATCGCTGATACGTACGACAGCCCCGACGACAGCGACGCCTCCGACGACAACGGGACCTCCGGTACGGCCGCGGATGGCCGCCCCGGCGCCGCGCGGCACGCCGCCGCGGCCATCACCCAGGTGCACAGCCTGGCCGACCCGACCTATGTGGTCGACGTCGCCGCACTGTGGCACGGCGGGGTGGGGGAGCCGTTCGGCCCGCGGGCCAGGATCGACGCCGTGCTCGCACTGCGCCGCGCCGCCCGCGTCTGGGCACCGCTGGAGCGGTTGCTGGACCAGCCCGTGCCCGACGTGCTCGCACTCGAAGAGGACGAGCTGTACGAGCTGCTGAGCGACGCCGGAGCCCGGCTGGCGGCGGCCGGGGTGAGCGTCCACTGGCCCAGGGAGCTCGTCCGTTCCCTCACCGCCGCCGCCGTCGTCCGACCCGCCCCCGGCTCGGCCACCGACGGCACCTCGTTCTTCGACGCCGAGCAGCTCTTCGCCTTCAACTGGCAGTTGTCGCTGGGCGACGAGCAGCTCACCGAGGCGGAGATGGACGTTCTCGCGGAAGCGCACCGGCCGGTGGTGCGCCTGCGGGACCAGTGGGTTGTCGTCGACCCGGTGCTCGTACGCAAGGCGCGCAAGCGGGAGCTCGGCCTGCTCGATCCGGTCGACGCCCTTGCCGTCGCTCTGACCGGTAGCGCCGAGGTCGACGGCGAACAGGTCGAAGCGGTGCCCGTCGGAGCGCTGGCCGCACTCCGTACCCGCATCACCGCCGACGACACCGCTATCGCCCCGCCGCCCGGCCTGGACGCCACGCTCCGCGACTACCAACTGCGCGGCCTCGCCTGGCTGGACCGGATGACCTCACTCGGCCTCGGCGGCTGCCTCGCCGACGACATGGGCCTGGGCAAGACGATCACCCTCATCGCCCTCCACCTGCACCGCGCCCACCCCGCGCCCACCCTGGTGATCTGCCCCGCCTCCCTCCTGGGCAACTGGCACCGGGAGATCAACCGCTTCGCCCCCGGCATGCCCGTCCGCCGCTTCCACGGCACCGACCGCACACTGGCCGAACCCGACGGCGGCTTCGTCCTGACCACCTACGGCACGATGCGTTCGAGCGCGGCGCAACTCGCCGGCCACAGCTGGGGACTGATCGTCGCCGACGAGGCCCAGCACGTGAAGAACCCGCACTCCTCCACGGCGAAGGCGCTGCGCACCATCCCGGCCCCGGCCAGAGTCGCCCTCACCGGCACCCCCGTGGAGAACAACCTCTCCGAGCTGTGGGCCCTGCTCGACTGGACCACCCCCGGACTGCTGGGCCCCCTCAAGGCGTTCCGGGCCCGGCACGCCCGTATCGTCGAGAACACCGGGACGGCTGCCGGGCTCGCCAACGACGAAGCGGTCGAGCGGCTTTCCCGGCTGGTCCGGCCCTTTCTCCTGCGCCGGAAGAAGTCGGACCCGGGCATCGCCCCCGAGCTGCCGCCCAAGACGGAGACCGACCACCCCGTCTTCCTCACCCGCGAGCAGGCCACGCTCTACGAGGCGACGGTCCGCGAGACGATGGCGTTCATCGAAGCCTCGGAAGGCATCGCCCGCCGCGGTCTGATCATGAAGCTGCTGGCCTCGCTCAAGCAGATCTGCAACCACCCCGCGCAGTATCTGAAGGAAGAACCGACCCGCCTCGTCGGCCGTTCGGGAAAGCTCGCCCTGCTCGACGAGCTCCTCGACACGATCCTCGCCGAGGACGGCTCCGTCCTCATCTTCACCCAGTACGTGACGATGGCCCGGCTCCTCTCCGCCCACCTCGCCTCGCGCGCCATCCCCTCTCAACTCCTGCACGGCGGTACGCCGGTGGCCGAGCGGGAACGGATGGTGGACCGCTTCCAGTCCGGCGAGGTCCCGGTCTTCCTGCTCTCCCTCAAGGCAGCGGGCACCGGACTGAATCTCACCAGGGCCGCCCACGTCATCCACTACGACCGCTGGTGGAACCCGGCCGTCGAGGAACAGGCCACGGACCGGGCGTACCGCATCGGCCAGACGCAACCCGTGCAGGTCCACCGGCTGATCGCGGAAGGCACGGTCGAGGACCGGATCGACGAGCTGCTGCGGGCCAAGCGGGTCCTGGCCGACGCGGTCCTCGGCGCCGGTGAGACAGCGCTGACCGAGCTCAGCGATCGTGACCTGGCCGATCTTGTCTCGCTCCGGAGGCTGTCATGA
- a CDS encoding SWIM zinc finger family protein yields MSPRPRPHSYARPEPRPVARSRPGPDDLRRTFEAVPPRPSDGDEPFADSWWGRAWVAALESLSMDEGRLSRGRTYADSGKVAAITVTPGRVVAYVHGSRPRPYRAELRLRSLTDADWDVFLDAVAARPGHLAALLAKEMPHSLVDTAAEAGVGLLPAAGDLDPGCSCPDHGWPCKHVAALCYQMARLLDADPFVLLLLRGRGERELLEELGRRNAAHSARERPTAPDTPSVPAREALADRYLPPLPAPLPVLPHPGQPPSYPSLPGARDPLALDHLATDAVARAHTLLTTGLDPLAGLTSWQDAVRLAASRPTAGLTATTRALYRELAYATGRTPTDLARAVAAWRQGGAEGLAVLETPWDPPAGPFDRARPALAAADFPRFHPWRNHLTHPSGTLQLRFGHDGRWYGYESEPGEDDWWPRATPDSDPVGTLMELSGG; encoded by the coding sequence ATGAGCCCCCGTCCCCGGCCCCACTCGTACGCCCGCCCCGAGCCCCGTCCCGTCGCACGCTCGCGCCCCGGCCCCGACGATCTGCGGCGTACCTTCGAGGCCGTGCCGCCCCGCCCGTCCGACGGCGACGAACCCTTCGCGGACAGTTGGTGGGGCCGCGCCTGGGTGGCCGCCCTGGAGTCCCTGTCGATGGACGAGGGACGGCTCTCCCGCGGCCGTACGTACGCCGACAGCGGCAAGGTCGCAGCCATCACCGTCACCCCCGGACGGGTCGTCGCCTACGTTCACGGCAGCCGCCCCCGCCCCTACCGCGCCGAGCTGCGTCTGCGGTCGCTCACCGACGCCGACTGGGACGTGTTCCTGGACGCGGTCGCCGCCCGCCCCGGTCACCTTGCCGCGCTGCTCGCCAAGGAGATGCCGCACTCGCTGGTCGACACGGCGGCCGAGGCCGGTGTCGGACTGCTGCCCGCCGCGGGCGATCTCGACCCCGGCTGCTCCTGTCCCGACCACGGCTGGCCCTGCAAACATGTGGCCGCCCTCTGCTATCAGATGGCCCGTCTCCTGGATGCCGACCCGTTCGTCCTTCTGCTGCTGCGCGGCAGGGGCGAGCGCGAACTCCTCGAAGAGCTGGGCCGTCGCAACGCCGCACACTCCGCCCGGGAACGCCCCACGGCCCCTGACACCCCGTCCGTACCGGCCCGCGAAGCCCTCGCCGACCGCTACCTCCCGCCCCTCCCTGCCCCGCTCCCGGTCCTGCCGCATCCCGGGCAGCCGCCCTCGTACCCGAGCCTGCCCGGCGCCCGCGACCCGCTCGCCCTCGACCATCTCGCCACGGATGCGGTGGCCCGTGCACACACGCTCCTCACCACCGGCCTGGACCCGCTCGCCGGCCTCACCTCCTGGCAGGACGCGGTACGGCTGGCCGCGTCCCGTCCCACCGCCGGACTCACGGCAACCACCCGCGCCCTCTACCGCGAGCTGGCGTACGCCACCGGCCGCACCCCCACCGACCTGGCCCGAGCCGTCGCGGCCTGGCGCCAGGGCGGCGCCGAAGGACTGGCCGTCCTCGAAACACCCTGGGATCCTCCGGCCGGCCCCTTCGACCGCGCCCGCCCCGCGCTCGCAGCCGCCGACTTCCCCCGCTTCCACCCCTGGCGCAACCACCTCACGCACCCCAGCGGCACACTTCAGCTCCGCTTCGGCCACGACGGCCGTTGGTACGGCTACGAATCCGAGCCGGGCGAGGACGACTGGTGGCCCCGCGCCACCCCGGACTCCGACCCGGTGGGCACACTCATGGAACTCAGCGGCGGCTGA
- a CDS encoding TetR/AcrR family transcriptional regulator, with translation MPDPTVNRRPGKGPRAAEAIFDTTLRHLAERGYTRLTIEAVAQDSGVNKTTIYRWWPSKPALLRAAMLHAQVLDIDIPDTGSLRGDLIALAEQITGLLTDGRTEPVARAMTSGTGLPDDELAALTRDFFADRFSREQPVFARATARGELPENADPMLLLDLIAGAVWMRVLLRREPVPPDFARDVVDAVLPR, from the coding sequence ATGCCCGATCCGACCGTGAATCGCCGCCCGGGCAAGGGCCCTCGTGCCGCCGAAGCGATCTTCGACACCACGCTGCGCCATCTCGCGGAACGCGGCTACACCCGTCTCACCATCGAGGCCGTCGCCCAGGACTCCGGGGTCAACAAGACGACGATCTACCGCTGGTGGCCCTCGAAACCGGCGCTGTTGCGGGCGGCCATGCTCCATGCCCAGGTCCTCGACATCGACATCCCCGATACGGGCAGCCTCCGCGGTGATCTGATCGCACTCGCCGAACAGATCACCGGCCTGCTCACCGACGGGCGTACGGAACCGGTCGCACGCGCCATGACCTCTGGTACCGGCCTGCCGGACGACGAACTCGCCGCCCTCACCCGCGACTTCTTCGCCGATCGATTCTCCCGCGAGCAGCCGGTCTTCGCCCGCGCCACCGCCCGTGGTGAACTTCCCGAGAACGCCGACCCGATGCTGCTGCTGGACCTGATCGCGGGGGCGGTCTGGATGCGGGTGCTGCTCCGCCGCGAACCGGTGCCGCCGGACTTCGCCCGCGATGTCGTCGATGCCGTGTTGCCTCGCTGA